ctgaaggcaggaggagatacgagcctggagggagggagagagagcaggggcagagctgtagatttgggtgtcaaatcATGGGGTCACTGACTCAGAATCTTTTGAAACTGGAATCACGAGTCCTTGAGAAGCTGATGGTTGCCTCTGCCACTGTTTCCAGTAACTACTCcaacctccatcccttccaccaCACCTAGAAAGTCATTAGGACATTTTAGGTACAGTAGAATATGCTATAACTCTACTATTCATTTTTGCATCATTTCATAACAAAAGAGATACTTTTCTGGGAGATacaccaaacactgtaataaggccAGCTTTGTTGTGGTGTGTAGTGAACTGAATTACTCTCTTAACAAGCAGGGGTCTATAAACAATATGTTTCTTTGGGTTTAGCAAAGAAACTATACTATACTGTATATACTGTAGCACTACACTGTACTCACTTCTAACTCTCAGTGCACTGATTTACTTTTTAAGTGGGATCAACACTGTCTTAGATTGTTTAGAGGATGGCAACCAGATCAGAAAGTAATATGGGACTAAACTCACAGTAGCATGGATTAGGGGAAAAAccttgggcatgggagtcagaggtcctgagttctaattctggttgagCCACTTGCTTCTGTGTGATTTTAGtcgtcacttaatttgtctgtgcctcaggttcctcaactataaaatgggaatgaaataacctgttctccctcatacttagcctGGAAGCCCCGTATAGGATGAGGACCACGTCCAAccggattaatgtctgtctactccagtgtttagaacagtgcttgtcatgtagtaactgcttaacaagtaccattgttgttattagtatcattattattgccgttTTAACGAGCCATGATTTGCACCGGCCACAAATAGCAATACAAAAAGGGAGATCTGTTTGAATTTATGTAGATGTCTCAGATGCACTTCAAGTTGCTTTGCCAGAGAATCATGGCATGATAATGAACAGTGGAGCTGTGGAAAAATTGCTATAATTTAGGATTCATTTCAGGAATTAAAATGACTCAAATGGAAAGTATAATCCATATCAATGAAGATGaaaaggaagcagaaagaagggCTGGAACTCTGGGGGAAGCATTTGAAATAAACAAGTGATGTGCAGAATGAGAAGGTGGTGAAGCACATTGAGGTAACGATGGCAGCAGTTAACTAAAACCTTTATTTGGTTATCATCTCCACAGAATACACATTGTCCATATTAATCCTATACGTGGGACCAAAATACTACATCTGAAAATATCGTTTGGGGCAGGCTCTTTTTGGCACATTGGCATCACGCTGCATTCTGGATTTCTCATTTTAAAAATCCAAGATTTGAACCGTGCACAGGTTTCAGAAGACCCTGAACTATTGTCGAGATCATAGTCGAGGTCACTTCTCTTGCCTATGAATTGCACTGTGACCCTCAAAACAGCACTgtggcctagaagcagcatgcGCTGCTAGGCagtgcatgggcctgagagtcaagaggcTTTAGTTCAAGGCACagttcggcaaatcacttaatttgttGGTGGCTCCAAGCtcctcatcagttaaatgaggattaaatttttgttctccttccctcttagattgggatTCCCGAgttagagccaggactagggccaatctgattatctagtatgaACCCCAGCACCTGAGTCAGAACAAGCACTTGGTATCATTGATcgctgttgttatttttattaatattactaaaatTTGCCATCTTAAGCTAAAAGTCACTAGCAAAATCACTTCCCTCTTATTTCtacattaaagagaagcagctctGCTTCCCCACGTAGATTCCTTGGTGGATGGGTAGAGCGGGGCACCCAATGTCTCTAAAGAGTTACAGGCCACATTTTATTCTGTTCTGTTTCCTTTCAGACCATTTAAAAAGAGACTGTAAGGCTCAGAATGGAGTAAGAAAATGCTTATAATGTCGGGGCTATAAATACTGACTCCTCGTTCTGGTTTTGACTTGGTGTAGAGACTTGGGTCACAATTCTTTGCCTCAAAACTCTTGTGAATCAGAACAAATATGATTTTCATTTAATAAAAAACATAAAGTGTCATCATACAAGCATACTAGCCTATGGGCCTCAACAAATGATGGAGGGTGGAATGCTTGGAGTAAGCCACAGTAAGAGTGGTCAAAGGCACCTAATGGATCAACTAGAGACCCAGGCCCAAGGAGTAGGTCTTTCGCAGGCCTTCAGGCTGCTCCCATATCCACCTTCTACCTCTtggctttttcttccttcttttgccACTTCTCTGAAGGAAActagtaataactatggtatttgttaatcactcactacgtgcctggcactgttccaagcactggggtaattcaaGGTAaacgggattggacacagtccctgtcccacgtagggctcacagtcataatccccacttttacagatgaaggaaccaaggctcagagaggttaagggacctgcccaaggtcactcagcagacaagtggtgcttagtacagtgctctgaacgcagggagcgctcaataattatgattgaatgaagtggcggagcctgaattggaacccatgaccctctgactcccatgcaaatgtgctattattattattacagatgagggaatggaagcacGGGTTGTCTTCTGAAGCTCAGAGATCACCAGTGCTTCGGgactggattagaagccaagtttaATTGATCATCCTGCTGTTACTTTTAACCTGTCTCTGCTTTTAGTTGTCCCATTCTTGACAAAAAAACagtttcctctcttttcttcagCATTATAGGAAACTCAAGAACAGAACCTCATTCAGGTTAGCTATAGTATAAGGACTGGGGTTTCGTTGGAGAATTTTATACTGACACCTTTCTCCCACACCTCTTGGCTTTCAGTGCTTACTGATTGCACAGGGATAGATCTAGCCAGATTTGGAAGTTACTCAATCTGGGGCAGGGCTAGGGAATTGCCCAATATTTTTCAAAGCCATAAAAGGCAACAGCAGCTTGAATTGAGCCTGTGTTTTTCTTTCCAATTGTCTGTCTCTTTCACGTATCTAAATTCTCAGTCGAAGAGTCTGCACACCAGAGCACCCTGCAGAACACCTTGGGGGTGCTGAAGGATTCTCAAACTTTTATCCCCTGAACTCCTCTTCTTTCTGGAGAAAGAACTTCTCCTTGAGTTGAGTTGAGTTTTCTGCCCTCCACTAccctcaacttctctgcctcagtttcctcgtgtaTGTTATAAGGCTTATAAGACCTGCCTCACAAGCTGCTAGTTAGAATGGTTGTGAGGTATTTCATGGCTTTAAAAGGGTTATTTAAATTCTTAATAAGAACCCATCAAGCAATATTGTTCTGCAGCCTCAGCAGGATGCAGTAATAACCAATTATATAGCAGTTTTCTCCAAGGAGCTCAAATGAATTATCAAATGAATCTTCTCAACATCAGAAAGCTGTCTTTTCCCAGTTTTAGTAGCCAGAagagtagattgtgagcccagcaggggacagggtctgtatctgatCCAGTGATCTTATcgctaccccagaggttagcacAATGCTTACCACTTAGCAAGGCTTCATGAACACCTCACCTATCATAATAAGGGAGGCTAGGGAACCTGTCCAAAGTTAGGTTAGTCTGCAGTGTGCCAGAAACTGAGTTACTTGCAGCTTAAAGTTATCAGACTGTTGCCTGCCTAACCTAGGAGTCTGTCATTAAGTGTGTGCTTTGCTTGACTACCTTCAGCCTGAATCCTGACAGATTAGCATGGTCTTCTGTGGCGGTCAGAACTCAGCTCGATCTGAGCTGGGGTAACTTGGGATGTGACTCCCGAACTACTCTGACTCCCTGTGGggaatgatcctggcagcacacCCTGCTGTGCAGATAGCATGAACacatagcactttacaaagcactttcaTTTATGCCTAGACAGTCTTAGGAAGGGAGTTCCCACTTGCTTCCAAATCACTGATTTTTCGACATTGCGAAATGCTCGTACTGTACCCAGCTCGGTCACaaagtgagaattagaacccaggtctcagcaTCACTGATGTCATCCATTTACTCGATCTACAGTTTCCCAACCACTCTACTCTGTCCTCCATTCCTGTTGCAATGATTACCGTCTTCCCGGGGCCTCCTCTTTTCTTTAAGATTCTCTCTGAGAACGGGCCACTAGAAAGCTGAGTGAAGCTTGACCCAAGCACTGGAAAATAAATTAAATCTAGGTTCCTCACACCTTGCTCAGAACGGAGCCTGATATCCGGGCCATTCACACCTGACAAGGATTTCAATTCCCTCTTTTACCAAATGGATTTTTTTGGGTTGTCCTGGGGGGAATTGGTTGTATTCATGGGGGTGGGTTTTCCCCAAATATTAGCCTCGTCCATGTGCTCCTCCCAGAGAAGGCTCGGTTCCAGCACTGTTGGCTCCGTCCTCTGTACAGTTaattgacccccacccccaccccgttgtGGACCTGGATTTCCGCTGTTGCCGTTCACTGAAGTGTGTGAATTGATTGAAGCGCACATACCCAAACGCACGCACGcttgtggaaaaaaaacccaagaaaagcAGAAGCTGAACTTAAGGGTCTGCCTGAAGCTTCAAAATAAGCCCGGGAGTCTCTCTTGCTGAACACCAGAAGTCACAAAGTTGGGAAGTGCATTTCTGAAGGTAAACCAGGAAGGCCTCTTTGTAGAGAAGGAGCTTGGGCTAGAGGATGGGGAatgggccccgggagtcagaaggaactggttctagacccggctctgccacttgtctgctgggtgggcaagtcacttcacttctctgtgcctcagttacctcacctgtaaatggggattaagactgtgagcaccactgtgggacatggactgtatccaacctgattaccttgtatctacccccagcatttagaacagtgcctgacacataatgaggGCTTTATAAATACCGTGGAAAAAATGTATTGAATTCTAATATGATGttttaaaaatatgattttttaaacTATTGGGATTGGAGAGAGGGCAACTGGACTctattcccagattgagccctcccttttcttctactcctccGCCCTGCACCATCgcctccactccttccctctgccctacaccaTTCCCCTCCACtcggcatttgtgtatatttgtacatatttattactatattttattaatgatgtatatatagctataattctatttatctattctgatggtattgacacctgtctacttgttttgttttgttatttgtctcccccttctagactgtgagcccattcttgggtagggactgtctctatatgttgctgatttgtactttccaagcacttagtacagtgctctgcacacagtaagcgttcaataaatacgattgaatgaatgaatgaacgaataatttcTGACCAGAAAACCAGTCAAAGCAAGTCTGAAATAGTGCAAATGGGTTGATTATGAGGCAGTATCCGAGGTTACATTTGGGAGAAGATTCATTTTCAATGGATTCATTGTCATCAGGCTGAGCAGCAGGCTTCTGAGGAGGTATAATAGGTATCTCTACTGTAAATCTCTGAAGATTAGTATCACAAAGTGTGAATGCtcagtcagtcaaaggtatttattgatatttattgtttagtttgtgcagaacactgtactaagtgcttgagagggtacaatgcgACAGAATTGGTTGATATATTCCCAGCCCTTAGCTAACAGGATATTGAGAGGTCCCAGGGTCTTACGTCTTGTGGATTCACCACCACTATTTGAGTCTCACAGGGGAAAGACAACATTGAAGAATCAATAGACCCAGGAGTTTCTATTCACCAGTATAGAAATCGTCATGGGAAGCACCAAATAACAACACAAACAGGAATTTAATTCAGTCAAAATTCTAGATTGATGAGGTCGAAGTAGATTGAAGAGAGGttaaattccattttcttttctggTTATTTTCAGAGAAAATTACCCTCACTATCAAATGAGAAAGAAAGGGTTAAAGTCACCACTGCAGAATTTAAATGAGAGGAAAAGAAGTGACCTCCACTTGGCAAATTAATAGTGACGAATATTCTACAGCTAAATTATCAAAGGGGTTTGGCTTTGATGGTATTTGATTAGGGATTTACAATCTGAACCATGATTTTAACCTTTCTAAACTATGATTCTTTTATTAATATTCTACGTAGGGATCATTTTGTGGTAATTTCTTCAAGCCATGAGTACCTGACTCACTTGAGATATAATTTACATTCCTTTACCTTAGAATTATGTCgagacagtgcagcagtagtGTTTTTCTCTAGGTTTCCTGATTATGAGATTATATGGGATTAAATGTTCTCCCATTTTCAGTGGCATCAGCATTGGATgggaaagcagcacggcttagcagAAAGGACATGTTCCTGGGACTcagggacctgggctttaatcccggttccatcgaTAGCCTTTtatttgaccatgggcaagtcacttaaattctctgtggcacagtatcctcatctgttaagtggggattcaacagctgctctccctcctacttagactgtgaaccccaggtggggcagggactgaatctaatctgtttaactcatatctatcccagtgcatagaacggtCTTTAACTGACACttgacaatataatgataaaaataataatatcccattgtattcattcaatcgaatttagtgcttactacatgcaaaacactgtactaagcacttgggagagtacagtattgaaAGAGTACAATTGTACAATAGAAAGATTAATTTATCTTGATATTCAAATTCAAGTATCTTCATTTTCTTGATCAACATGACCGTTAATTTTTTTTCTATCAAAACAACAATTCTaccaaatgatgcagaagggctaTTTGTCCCTGTGTATCTAAAAGAGCCTATTCTCTCCTGTATGCACTaagaaaaaaatccttcctttttctcttttaatCTCAGCAGAGGATCAGGCTGCAGTCCTGAAACTGCCCTGCTTCCTATTGGGTTCTGCTCGTGAGGCAGAAGTCTCTCAGGGTGGCAttcctggcctccctccacacaggcGTGCTCTAGTGATGGAGCTTCCTGATGCGTTCTCTGAACAACTGTGGGCCCCACTGACCCAGGAGAGCAGCAGGCACAACAAAGCTGCTCTTGCACAGAGGAATTAGGTtcatccctctaataataatattaataataataattgtgggatatgttaagtccttactatggacCAAAGACTATTCgaggctctgaggtagatagaagatgatcaggtcagaaacagttcttttccctcatggggttttcaggcttagagggagaagagaaatccctaatttgcagttaaggaaacagagacacagaaaagttaagttgagTAGGTTTACCTACTGGAGgtggcctgggtttgaatccaggttcTAACCCTTGCTAACTATGTGACCTGGCGCtaggaataataacagtaataataattattaatagaaattaacaaattattttattaattaacATCATAACATTATAATATATCATGTTACTAATAGATTGATGCATTTATGTACTACTAATATTTGTATTATACAAAATATATACTGTTGTAATGTTGATTGATATTTTAGTGTATAATCgattttaattattaataataatttggtatttgttaagcacttactatgtatcaagcaccgcACTAAATGATGGACAAGATcatattagacacaatccctgtcccatatgggtttcacagtctaaataggggggaaaacagatacttaatccccattttacagatgaggtaattgaggcccagagaagtgaagtgatttccccaaggtcacaggagacaagtgaaagagccaggattagaagccaggtcctttagactaCCTCTACTACTTTTCCTGCCCCAAGCTTTGGCTCAGATGCCCTGACAGTATGGGAGAGGTACAAAGATGACCTTTCTAAACAGGAGGCAACTTTTAATTACGGTAAACGTTTAGTAAACGAAACTCAAAAGTACATACTAAAAAGATTCAGGATTCCATCCCCTTGACAACTGTGGTTTTTTTCCCTCAGGAACTGTGTTTCTACCTACATTACAATCAATGATGTCATTTCTGTTGTACCATTCTAGGGAAATTAATCACCTCATGCACTTTGCCATTTAAGAAATCCATGGAAAAGATAAACAATGTCACGGAATTTGAGTTCTTGGGATTTTCTCAGAACGTAGAAGTGCAGAAGGCATGTTTTGTGATATTTTTCCTCTTATATGCCATCAACCTTGTGGGAAACAGCCTCATCATGCTGACCATCTGTTTCGGAAAACTCTACCggtcacccatgtacttcttcctcatcttTCTTTCTCTGATCGACCTTTGCTACTCCTCCGTCACGGCCCCCAAGATGATCAAAGACCTGATCTCGGAGAGAAAAACCATCTCCTTTGAGGGGTGTATGATGCAACTTTTTGGTGTTCATTTCTTTGGTTCCACCGAGATCTTTCTCCTTACAGTGATGGCCTACGATcgttacgtggccatctgcaaacccctccATTATGTGAGGATCATGAACTGGTCTGTATGCAATAAAATGCTTGTGGGCACATGGGTTGGGGGCATCATCCACTCCATGATTCAGTTGTCCCTGGTTGTCCagctgcccttctgtggccccaatgtgaTCGATCACTATTTTTGCGATGTCCATCCCGTGCTGAAACTTGCCTGTGCCAACGCTTATGTCGCCAGTGTTGTAGACATGGCCAATACTGGGACGATCACTCTGGGGCCCTTTCTCATCTTGCTCCTCTCTTATACCGTCATATTGTGGTCCCTGAGACATCAGAGCAAAGAAGGACGGCGAAAAGCTCTCTCTACCTGTGTTTCTCACGTCATTGTGGTCATCATCTTTTTGGGTCCCTGTGTCTTTATGTACATGCGACCGGACATCACCTTTTCAGTAGATAAAATGTTTGCCATATTTTATACCAACATCACCCCCATGTTAAACCCTCtgatctacactctgaggaatgCAGTGGTGAAGAATGCCATGAAGAAGTTGTGGAGTAGGAAAGTGGTTTTGCAAAAATAAAGTACTAATCCACAAGGTTGCATTTTGAAGGTCTAATTTGGCTTCAAATATCTGTTAGGTGCCTAGAGTTCAATTCACCTTATAAAGTCCTGCCCATACTTAGCAAtagtgataactgtgatatttgttccacacttaccatgtgccaggtactgtactaagggatggggtggatacgaggagattgggttggacacagtccctaccctacatggtgctcacagtcttaatccccatttacagaagaggaaactgaggcacaaaaaagtgaggtgagttatccaaggtcacacagaagaatttAGGgggactgggatgagaacccaaattcttctgactctaaggtctgtactctatccactacatcacactgcttctctagcaatacCCCCCTTCTTCGTTCTTTTCATTCTCACCATCTTCTAGCACTCTCCATACCCCTAAAGTAAAAGCACAGAGAGAATAAATCCAGCCCACATCCTCAGAACTGCCCCACTACCACGGCGTCATGTAACAGCAAATTCAAAGGGGATGCAAAGGGACTGCAATAGGTATTCAATTTCTTTTATAGTTTCTCCATTTCGTTCTTATTATTTGGTCTTTAAATCATTTTAGGTCATGGGACCGCTAGTGTTCTACCCAGCCAAGAGCACACAGTGCTGTGCAAGACAACAGTGATATGGTGAGAATGACAAATGGAATGTAAAATGGCAAATAaagaaaatgaagtgacctgctttatggcattgattaaatAAGGTATTAATTAATCACATTCTATATGTTGAGGACTTAATTCATTACAAAGTGAACAGACTGTCCCTGATGGGTGTCACAGTCTGAAAGGCAgttaatttatagatgaggaaactgaggcacagagagattaggtgatttacccaaggacacacatcagGACAGTAACAGAACTAGAAGCCAGAACTCCTGATTCTCcaccccatgccctttccactaggtgatcATGGTGATCCCATGCTGTCTCCTCTAAAGAACAAGTGAACTTGTCTCAGTCATGATTCAATCAGCTGCAAAAACTGAAAGAGCCAAAATAAGCATTCTGGATAGCCCACCCACCAGTAGTGTGtgactctgctgggtgaccttgctgtGTCCCCTTCTTGCAAATaaaagaactaaggcacagagaagataagtgatgtgcccaagaccatacagcagacaagggtggaaCTGAGATAAGTACCCAGGCtctgtgactcctaagcccatgctctttccgctaggccattttCTTATGACAAACAAAGACAAACACTATCATTCCTATATAGAGTTAAATGGTATACAGTATTTAGGTTGTGTATATAATTTTTCCAACTGGCTTTTGTAAACAGCTATTACTATGTATGCAGAATAATGCTGTTCATAAATACCAGCTTAAGTTACATGCATGACTATGTAAGCATCCATAGAGTTGtgaaagttggagaagcagcgttgctaagtggaaagagcccgggcttgggactcagaggttatgggttctaatcccagctcggccacttgtcagctgggtgactttggacaagtcacttcacttctctatgcctcagttacctcatctgtaaaatggggatgaagactgtgagccccccgtgggacaacctgattaccttgtaaccccccagcgtttagaacagtgatttgcacatagtaagtgcttaacaaatgccattattattattatcattactcctaAGGAGAATATAAAAGTGACAAATTAACCCAATTCTGGAATTCCACTTCCACTTTTACAAGCATTCAGATAGAGCACCCTGCCATTGTTCAGTGCAGAGAAACATCTACAGAGAGTTCACATGCCGTCACCTGAACCTTCGATGATGAGATTAGAATATGAAGGAGAACTTCTTTGGCAGCAGAGCATCTTTCAAATATCCGTAACATAGAAAAGGCATGATAATCcatgtaagaagcagtgtggtctgatgattagagcatgggcctgatagtcacaaagcctggattctaatcccaggtccaccacttgtctgctgtgtgatcttggtcaagtcactcatcttctctgtgcctcagttaccttacctacaaaatggggattcactacctattGTCCCTCCTAGCCTGGGcatgagcataggcctgagagtcagccagacctgggttctaatcctcctgtgccacttgtctgctgtgtaacctt
This genomic stretch from Tachyglossus aculeatus isolate mTacAcu1 chromosome 22, mTacAcu1.pri, whole genome shotgun sequence harbors:
- the LOC119944004 gene encoding olfactory receptor 4S2-like, which encodes MEKINNVTEFEFLGFSQNVEVQKACFVIFFLLYAINLVGNSLIMLTICFGKLYRSPMYFFLIFLSLIDLCYSSVTAPKMIKDLISERKTISFEGCMMQLFGVHFFGSTEIFLLTVMAYDRYVAICKPLHYVRIMNWSVCNKMLVGTWVGGIIHSMIQLSLVVQLPFCGPNVIDHYFCDVHPVLKLACANAYVASVVDMANTGTITLGPFLILLLSYTVILWSLRHQSKEGRRKALSTCVSHVIVVIIFLGPCVFMYMRPDITFSVDKMFAIFYTNITPMLNPLIYTLRNAVVKNAMKKLWSRKVVLQK